Proteins encoded together in one Ipomoea triloba cultivar NCNSP0323 chromosome 4, ASM357664v1 window:
- the LOC116015709 gene encoding PH, RCC1 and FYVE domains-containing protein 1-like isoform X2, producing the protein MNSDVGRTGGPVERDIEQAVTALKKGAHLLKYGRRGKPKFCPFRLANDESALIWISGKEEKYLKLSHVSRIISGQRTPIFQRYPRPEKEYQSFSLIYNDRSLDLICKDKDEAEVWFSGLKALISRGHQRKWRTESRSDGISSGATSPRTYTRRSSPLHSPFGSGNSSQKDLGDQLRLRSPYGSPPKNGLDKAFSDVILLPPKVFFPSDSASGSIHSLSSGGSDGMHGHMKATGIDGFRVSLSSAVSSSSQGSGHDDGDALGDVFIWGEGTGDGVMGGGPHRVGSSLDATLDSLLPKALESAVVLDVQNIACGGRHAALVTKQGEMFSWGEESGGRLGHGIDADVLNPKLIDALSISNIELVACGEYHTCAVTLSGDLYTWGDGHFGLLGHGNEVSHWVPKRVNGPLEGIHVSFISCGPWHTAVVTSAGQLFTFGDGTFGVLGHGDRKSISKPREVESLKGLRTVRAACGVWHSAAVVEVMVGNSSSSNCSSGKLFTWGDGDKGRLGHGDKESRLVPTCVAALVEPNFCQVACGHSLTVALTTSGHVYTMGSPVYGQLGNPQADGKFPCRVEAKIAKSFVEEIACGAYHVAVLTSRTEVYTWGKGANGRLGHGDIDDRSSPTLIEALKDKQVKSIACGTNFTVAICLHKWVSGVDQSMCSGCRLPFNFKRKRHNCYNCGLVFCHSCSSKKSLRASMAPNPNKSYRVCDNCFFKLKKAAETDASCQSSVSRRGSMDQGITDVIDKEEKLDTRSRSHLARFSSMETFKQGEVRASKQKKKLEINSSRVSPIPNGSSQWGTLNASKSFNPVFGSSKKFFSASVPGSRIVSRATSPVSRRASPPRSTTPTPTLGGLTSPKIVLDDSKKTNDNLNQELIRLRAQVDNLTRKARLQEIELEMTTKQLKEAIAIAGEETAKCKAAKEVIKSLTAQLKEMAEKLPVGAARNIKSPTSASFSSSPLSVDISNVSIDHLNGQVSSQELDSNGGNNQPLSNWNIGHNRQGNSEAMARNGNRTKESESRNENEWVEQDEPGVYITLTSLPGGLKDLKRVRFSRKRFSEKQAEQWWAENRARVYKLYNVRMSDKSSIATGTEE; encoded by the exons ATGAATTCGGATGTTGGGAGAACTGGTGGACCTGTTGAAAGGGATATTGAGCAG GCTGTAACTGCTCTTAAGAAAGGGGCACACTTGCTCAAGTatggaagaagaggaaaacCCAAGTTTTGTCCTTTCCGTTTGGCAAAT GATGAGTCTGCTCTAATATGGATTTCAGGCAAAGAGGAGAAATATCTTAAACTGAGTCATGTCTCCAGAATAATTTCTGGACAGCGCACT CCAATTTTTCAAAGATACCCAAGGCCTGAGAAAGAGTACCAGTCATTTTCCCTGATATACAACGACAGATCTTTGGATTTG ATATGTAAAGACAAAGATGAGGCAGAGGTCTGGTTTAGTGGCTTGAAGGCATTGATTTCACGTGGTCATCAGCGAAAATGGAGGACAGAATCAAGAAGTGATGGGATTTCTTCAGGTGCTACTAGTCCCAGGACGTACACTCGAAGAAGTTCTCCATTGCATTCTCCATTTGGTAGTGGTAATAGCTCACAAAAG GATCTTGGTGATCAGCTAAGACTTCGTAGTCCTTATGGAAGCCCTCCAAAAAACGGTTTGGACAAGGCTTTTTCAGATGTGATATTGTTGCCTCCCAAAGTGTTTTTCCCTTCAGATTCTGCTAGTGGTTCTATACATTCCTTGTCTTCTGGAGGCTCAGATGGAATGCATGGTCACATGAAGGCAACAGGAATCGATGGTTTTAGAGTAAGTCTTTCAAGTGCcgttagttcatcaagtcaagGTTCTGGGCATGATGATGGTGATGCCTTGGGGGATGTTTTTATTTGGGGTGAAGGTACTGGGGATGGTGTAATGGGTGGTGGACCCCACCGTGTTGGAAGCTCTTTGGATGCCACACTGGATTCTTTGTTGCCTAAGGCTTTAGAATCTGCTGTTGTATTAGATGTGCAGAATATAGCTTGTGGTGGACGCCATGCTGCACTAGTGACAAAGCAAGGAGAGATGTTCTCCTGGGGTGAAGAATCAGGAGGCAGGCTTGGGCATGGCATTGATGCAGATGTTTTGAATCCAAAGCTTATAGATGCCCTCAGCATTTCAAACATAGAGCTTGTTGCTTGTGGTGAATATCATACTTGTGCTGTAACACTTTCTGGTGATCTGTATACTTGGGGTGATGGTCATTTTGGTCTTCTTGGGCATGGGAATGAAGTGAGTCATTGGGTTCCAAAAAGAGTAAATGGGCCTTTGGAGGGCATCCATGTCTCATTTATCTCTTGTGGTCCTTGGCACACTGCTGTTGTAACCTCTGCTGGGCAATTGTTTACTTTTGGTGATGGAACCTTTGGTGTTCTTGGCCATGGAGATAGAAAAAGCATTTCTAAACCTAGGGAAGTGGAATCTCTCAAGGGACTTCGAACTGTACGAGCAGCTTGTGGTGTTTGGCATAGTGCTGCTGTTGTAGAAGTCATGGTTGGAAACTCAAGCTCTAGCAATTGTTCATCCGGAAAACTATTTACATGGGGAGACGGTGATAAAGGTCGACTTGGACATGGTGACAAGGAATCTAGACTTGTGCCCACCTGTGTTGCTGCTCTTGTTGAACCCAACTTTTGCCAGGTTGCTTGCGGACACAGCTTGACTGTTGCTCTAACTACTTCTGGTCACGTATACACTATGGGTAGTCCTGTTTATGGCCAGTTAGGAAATCCTCAAGCTGATGGAAAATTTCCGTGTCGCGTTGAAGCAAAAATTGCAAAGAGTTTTGTTGAGGAGATAGCTTGTGGTGCTTACCATGTTGCTGTGTTGACTTCCCGAACTGAAGTATACACGTGGGGAAAGGGTGCAAATGGAAGATTGGGTCACGGGGATATTGATGACAGAAGTTCACCAACTTTAATTGAAGCTCTGAAAGACAAGCAAGTCAAAAGCATTGCTTGTGGTACCAATTTTACTGTAGCCATCTGCCTTCACAAATGGGTTTCAGGGGTTGATCAATCTATGTGTTCTGGATGCCGACttccatttaattttaaaaggaaACGGCATAACTGTTATAATTGTGGGCTTGTATTTTGTCATTCATGCAGCAGCAAGAAATCTCTGAGGGCATCAATGGCACCAAATCCTAATAAATCATATCGTGTATGTGATAATTgcttttttaaattgaaaaaagctGCTGAAACTGATGCTTCATGTCAGTCTTCTGTTAGTAGAAGAGGAAGTATGGATCAGGGGATAACTGATGTTATTGATAAAGAGGAGAAGTTGGATACAAGGTCCCGTTCTCATCTTGCTAGGTTTTCTTCAATGGAAACCTTTAAACAAGGTGAAGTCCGCGCTTCcaagcaaaagaaaaagttgGAAATCAATAGCAGTCGTGTATCACCTATTCCAAATGGTAGCTCACAATGGGGAACCCTCAATGCCTCCAAATCTTTTAATCCGGTGTTTGGTTCATCTAAGAAGTTCTTTTCAGCTTCTGTTCCTGGATCAAGAATAGTTTCTAGAGCAACATCTCCAGTATCAAGACGGGCAAGTCCACCTCGTTCTACTACACCAACCCCAACTCTAGGTGGACTCACTTCGCCAAAGATTGTACTTGATGATTCTAAGAAGACAAATGATAACCTTAACCAAGAACTCATTAGATTGAGAGCACAG GTAGACAATCTTACACGCAAGGCTCGCCTTCAGGAGATAGAACTAGAAATGACTACCAAACAGCTGAAGGAGGCAATAGCAATAGCAGGGGAGGAGACTGCCAAGTGCAAAGCAGCAAAAGAAGTGATCAAGTCACTCACTGCTCAG CTGAAGGAAATGGCTGAAAAATTGCCAGTTGGTGCTGCCCGAAACATAAAATCTCCTACATCTGCTTCCTTTAGCTCGAGTCCTCTATCTGTTGACATTTCAAATGTGTCTATTGACCATTTGAATGGTCAAGTATCTTCTCAGGAATTAGACTCAAATGGAGGCAACAACCAGCCACTTTCTAATTGGAATATTGGTCATAACAGGCAAGGGAATTCTGAGGCAATGGCAAGAAATGGGAACAGAACAAAAGAGAGTGAATCTCGAAATGAGAATGAATGGGTTGAGCAAGATGAGCCCGGCGTGTATATTACACTTACTTCCTTGCCAGGAGGCTTGAAGGATCTTAAGCGTGTTCGCTTCAG CCGGAAGCGGTTTAGCGAGAAACAGGCAGAACAGTGGTGGGCAGAGAACCGAGCAAGAGTTTACAAACTGTACAATGTACGCATGTCTGATAAGTCGAGCATTGCAACTGGAACTGAAGAATAA
- the LOC116015709 gene encoding PH, RCC1 and FYVE domains-containing protein 1-like isoform X1: MNSDVGRTGGPVERDIEQAVTALKKGAHLLKYGRRGKPKFCPFRLANDESALIWISGKEEKYLKLSHVSRIISGQRTPIFQRYPRPEKEYQSFSLIYNDRSLDLICKDKDEAEVWFSGLKALISRGHQRKWRTESRSDGISSGATSPRTYTRRSSPLHSPFGSGNSSQKQDLGDQLRLRSPYGSPPKNGLDKAFSDVILLPPKVFFPSDSASGSIHSLSSGGSDGMHGHMKATGIDGFRVSLSSAVSSSSQGSGHDDGDALGDVFIWGEGTGDGVMGGGPHRVGSSLDATLDSLLPKALESAVVLDVQNIACGGRHAALVTKQGEMFSWGEESGGRLGHGIDADVLNPKLIDALSISNIELVACGEYHTCAVTLSGDLYTWGDGHFGLLGHGNEVSHWVPKRVNGPLEGIHVSFISCGPWHTAVVTSAGQLFTFGDGTFGVLGHGDRKSISKPREVESLKGLRTVRAACGVWHSAAVVEVMVGNSSSSNCSSGKLFTWGDGDKGRLGHGDKESRLVPTCVAALVEPNFCQVACGHSLTVALTTSGHVYTMGSPVYGQLGNPQADGKFPCRVEAKIAKSFVEEIACGAYHVAVLTSRTEVYTWGKGANGRLGHGDIDDRSSPTLIEALKDKQVKSIACGTNFTVAICLHKWVSGVDQSMCSGCRLPFNFKRKRHNCYNCGLVFCHSCSSKKSLRASMAPNPNKSYRVCDNCFFKLKKAAETDASCQSSVSRRGSMDQGITDVIDKEEKLDTRSRSHLARFSSMETFKQGEVRASKQKKKLEINSSRVSPIPNGSSQWGTLNASKSFNPVFGSSKKFFSASVPGSRIVSRATSPVSRRASPPRSTTPTPTLGGLTSPKIVLDDSKKTNDNLNQELIRLRAQVDNLTRKARLQEIELEMTTKQLKEAIAIAGEETAKCKAAKEVIKSLTAQLKEMAEKLPVGAARNIKSPTSASFSSSPLSVDISNVSIDHLNGQVSSQELDSNGGNNQPLSNWNIGHNRQGNSEAMARNGNRTKESESRNENEWVEQDEPGVYITLTSLPGGLKDLKRVRFSRKRFSEKQAEQWWAENRARVYKLYNVRMSDKSSIATGTEE, encoded by the exons ATGAATTCGGATGTTGGGAGAACTGGTGGACCTGTTGAAAGGGATATTGAGCAG GCTGTAACTGCTCTTAAGAAAGGGGCACACTTGCTCAAGTatggaagaagaggaaaacCCAAGTTTTGTCCTTTCCGTTTGGCAAAT GATGAGTCTGCTCTAATATGGATTTCAGGCAAAGAGGAGAAATATCTTAAACTGAGTCATGTCTCCAGAATAATTTCTGGACAGCGCACT CCAATTTTTCAAAGATACCCAAGGCCTGAGAAAGAGTACCAGTCATTTTCCCTGATATACAACGACAGATCTTTGGATTTG ATATGTAAAGACAAAGATGAGGCAGAGGTCTGGTTTAGTGGCTTGAAGGCATTGATTTCACGTGGTCATCAGCGAAAATGGAGGACAGAATCAAGAAGTGATGGGATTTCTTCAGGTGCTACTAGTCCCAGGACGTACACTCGAAGAAGTTCTCCATTGCATTCTCCATTTGGTAGTGGTAATAGCTCACAAAAG CAGGATCTTGGTGATCAGCTAAGACTTCGTAGTCCTTATGGAAGCCCTCCAAAAAACGGTTTGGACAAGGCTTTTTCAGATGTGATATTGTTGCCTCCCAAAGTGTTTTTCCCTTCAGATTCTGCTAGTGGTTCTATACATTCCTTGTCTTCTGGAGGCTCAGATGGAATGCATGGTCACATGAAGGCAACAGGAATCGATGGTTTTAGAGTAAGTCTTTCAAGTGCcgttagttcatcaagtcaagGTTCTGGGCATGATGATGGTGATGCCTTGGGGGATGTTTTTATTTGGGGTGAAGGTACTGGGGATGGTGTAATGGGTGGTGGACCCCACCGTGTTGGAAGCTCTTTGGATGCCACACTGGATTCTTTGTTGCCTAAGGCTTTAGAATCTGCTGTTGTATTAGATGTGCAGAATATAGCTTGTGGTGGACGCCATGCTGCACTAGTGACAAAGCAAGGAGAGATGTTCTCCTGGGGTGAAGAATCAGGAGGCAGGCTTGGGCATGGCATTGATGCAGATGTTTTGAATCCAAAGCTTATAGATGCCCTCAGCATTTCAAACATAGAGCTTGTTGCTTGTGGTGAATATCATACTTGTGCTGTAACACTTTCTGGTGATCTGTATACTTGGGGTGATGGTCATTTTGGTCTTCTTGGGCATGGGAATGAAGTGAGTCATTGGGTTCCAAAAAGAGTAAATGGGCCTTTGGAGGGCATCCATGTCTCATTTATCTCTTGTGGTCCTTGGCACACTGCTGTTGTAACCTCTGCTGGGCAATTGTTTACTTTTGGTGATGGAACCTTTGGTGTTCTTGGCCATGGAGATAGAAAAAGCATTTCTAAACCTAGGGAAGTGGAATCTCTCAAGGGACTTCGAACTGTACGAGCAGCTTGTGGTGTTTGGCATAGTGCTGCTGTTGTAGAAGTCATGGTTGGAAACTCAAGCTCTAGCAATTGTTCATCCGGAAAACTATTTACATGGGGAGACGGTGATAAAGGTCGACTTGGACATGGTGACAAGGAATCTAGACTTGTGCCCACCTGTGTTGCTGCTCTTGTTGAACCCAACTTTTGCCAGGTTGCTTGCGGACACAGCTTGACTGTTGCTCTAACTACTTCTGGTCACGTATACACTATGGGTAGTCCTGTTTATGGCCAGTTAGGAAATCCTCAAGCTGATGGAAAATTTCCGTGTCGCGTTGAAGCAAAAATTGCAAAGAGTTTTGTTGAGGAGATAGCTTGTGGTGCTTACCATGTTGCTGTGTTGACTTCCCGAACTGAAGTATACACGTGGGGAAAGGGTGCAAATGGAAGATTGGGTCACGGGGATATTGATGACAGAAGTTCACCAACTTTAATTGAAGCTCTGAAAGACAAGCAAGTCAAAAGCATTGCTTGTGGTACCAATTTTACTGTAGCCATCTGCCTTCACAAATGGGTTTCAGGGGTTGATCAATCTATGTGTTCTGGATGCCGACttccatttaattttaaaaggaaACGGCATAACTGTTATAATTGTGGGCTTGTATTTTGTCATTCATGCAGCAGCAAGAAATCTCTGAGGGCATCAATGGCACCAAATCCTAATAAATCATATCGTGTATGTGATAATTgcttttttaaattgaaaaaagctGCTGAAACTGATGCTTCATGTCAGTCTTCTGTTAGTAGAAGAGGAAGTATGGATCAGGGGATAACTGATGTTATTGATAAAGAGGAGAAGTTGGATACAAGGTCCCGTTCTCATCTTGCTAGGTTTTCTTCAATGGAAACCTTTAAACAAGGTGAAGTCCGCGCTTCcaagcaaaagaaaaagttgGAAATCAATAGCAGTCGTGTATCACCTATTCCAAATGGTAGCTCACAATGGGGAACCCTCAATGCCTCCAAATCTTTTAATCCGGTGTTTGGTTCATCTAAGAAGTTCTTTTCAGCTTCTGTTCCTGGATCAAGAATAGTTTCTAGAGCAACATCTCCAGTATCAAGACGGGCAAGTCCACCTCGTTCTACTACACCAACCCCAACTCTAGGTGGACTCACTTCGCCAAAGATTGTACTTGATGATTCTAAGAAGACAAATGATAACCTTAACCAAGAACTCATTAGATTGAGAGCACAG GTAGACAATCTTACACGCAAGGCTCGCCTTCAGGAGATAGAACTAGAAATGACTACCAAACAGCTGAAGGAGGCAATAGCAATAGCAGGGGAGGAGACTGCCAAGTGCAAAGCAGCAAAAGAAGTGATCAAGTCACTCACTGCTCAG CTGAAGGAAATGGCTGAAAAATTGCCAGTTGGTGCTGCCCGAAACATAAAATCTCCTACATCTGCTTCCTTTAGCTCGAGTCCTCTATCTGTTGACATTTCAAATGTGTCTATTGACCATTTGAATGGTCAAGTATCTTCTCAGGAATTAGACTCAAATGGAGGCAACAACCAGCCACTTTCTAATTGGAATATTGGTCATAACAGGCAAGGGAATTCTGAGGCAATGGCAAGAAATGGGAACAGAACAAAAGAGAGTGAATCTCGAAATGAGAATGAATGGGTTGAGCAAGATGAGCCCGGCGTGTATATTACACTTACTTCCTTGCCAGGAGGCTTGAAGGATCTTAAGCGTGTTCGCTTCAG CCGGAAGCGGTTTAGCGAGAAACAGGCAGAACAGTGGTGGGCAGAGAACCGAGCAAGAGTTTACAAACTGTACAATGTACGCATGTCTGATAAGTCGAGCATTGCAACTGGAACTGAAGAATAA
- the LOC116015207 gene encoding hydroxyproline O-arabinosyltransferase 3-like, translating to MIGVRKHAGGQSVSPFVLILIALCSFLTTYNLLIPLLHYRSSGDRKFHVVLTATDAPYSKWQCRIMYYWYKKMKDAPGSDMGGFTRVLHSGRPDELMDEIPTFVVDPLPHGLDRDYIVLNRPWAFVQFLEKAVIEEEYILMAEPDHIFVNPLPNLAVGGNPAAFPFFYIKPTENEKIIRKYYPQEKGPVSNVDPIGNSPVIIKRSILEQIAPTWMNVSLRMKDDPETDKAFGWVLEMYGYAVASALHGVRHNLRKDFMLQPPWDLEVGEKFIIHYTYGCDYDMKGKLTYGKIGEWRFDKRTYLRGPPPRNLSLPPPGVPESVVRLVKMVNEATANIPGWDAN from the exons ATGATCGGAGTGAGGAAGCACGCCGGCGGTCAATCGGTATCGCCATTTGTGCTGATATTGATAGCATTGTGTTCCTTCTTGACCACTTACAATCTATTAATCCCCCTCCTCCACTACCGCAGCAGCGGCGATCGGAAATTCCACGTCGTTCTCACGGCGACCGATGCGCCCTACAGCAAGTGGCAGTGCCGGATCATGTACTACTGGTACAAGAAGATGAAGGACGCTCCCGGGTCGGACATGGGAGGATTCACCCGTGTATTGCATTCGGGCCGCCCCGATGAGCTTATGGACGAGATCCCTACTTTCGTCGTTGATCCCCTTCCTCACGGCCTCGATAGG GATTACATTGTCTTAAACCGACCCTGGGCATTTGTGCAATTCCTGGAGAAAGCAGTGATTGAGGAAGA ATACATTCTAATGGCAGAACCTGATCACATATTTGTAAATCCTTTGCCAAATTTGGCTGTAGGAGGGAATCCAGCGGCATTCCCTTTTTTCTACATCAAACCCACTGAGAATGAGAAAATCATTAGAAAATATTACCCACAGGAGAAAGGTCCTGTATCTAATGTTGATCCAATTGGCAATTCTCCAGTAATAATCAAGAGG TCAATTCTGGAGCAAATTGCGCCAAcatggatgaatgtttctctaAGGATGAAAGATGATCCTGAAACTGACAAGGCATTTGGCTGGGTCCTAGAAAT GTATGGCTATGCAGTGGCATCTGCTTTGCATGGTGTGCGGCATAATCTTCGTAAGGACTTCATGCTACAG CCTCCATGGGACCTGGAGGTTGGTGAAAAGTTCATCATCCACTATACATATGGCTGTGATTACGATATGAAG GGAAAACTAACATATGGGAAGATCGGAGAGTGGAGATTTGACAAAAGGACATATCTCCGAGGCCCTCCACCAAGGAACCTCTCTTTGCCTCCTCCAGGGGTTCCTGAAAGCGTG GTAAGACTTGTGAAGATGGTGAATGAAGCAACTGCTAATATTCCTGGATGGGACGCAAACTAG
- the LOC116015086 gene encoding reactive oxygen species modulator 1 yields MARESSCLARVAAGAAVGGAVGGAVGAVWGTVEAIRYKVPGLLKIRHIGQTTVGSAAIFGLFLGAGSLIHCGKSY; encoded by the exons ATGGCTAGGGAAAGCAGCTGTTTGGCACGCGTGGCCGCCGGGGCGGCAGTCGGCGGCGCTGTTGGTGGCGCTGTAG GTGCTGTATGGGGCACTGTGGAGGCTATTAGATACAAG GTGCCCGGTCTTTTGAAAATCAGGCACATTGGACAGACGACTGTTGGCAGTGCAGCAATCTTTGGTCTTTTTCTGGGGGCAGGAAGTTTGATACACTGTGGAAAGTCTTATTAG
- the LOC116016327 gene encoding 2-hydroxyacyl-CoA lyase, with protein MADVDTNMLVAMCLARAGVDRMFGVVGIPVTSLANRAVARGIRFIAFHNEQSAGYAASAYGYLTGRPGILLTVSGPGCVHGLAGLSNAAVNTWPLVMISGSCDQGDFGRGDFQELDQIEAVKPFSKFSAKATDISKVPNCVFGVLDWAAAGRPGGCYLDLPSDVLHQTVSESEAERLIAEAWNSRDKALIERPIVEESEIGKAVALLRQAERPLIVFGKGAAMARAESALKTLVEKTGIPFLPTPMGKGLLPDNHDLAATAARSLAIGKCDVALVIGARLNWLLHFGEPPKWSKDVKFILVDVSKDEIELRKPWLGLVGDATKVVEMINKEIKDDPFCFGKNHPWIESLAKKTKENVSKMEAQLAKDVVPFNFMTPMRIIRDAILELGSPAPILVSEGANTMDIGRSVLVQTEPRTRLDAGTWGTMGVGLGYCIAAAVASPDRLVVAVEGDSGFGFSAMEVETLVRYQLPVVVIVFNNGGVYGGDRRNPEEITGPYKDDPAPTSFVPGAAYHVLIEAFGGKGYLVGTPDELKSALAESFSARKPAVINVTIDPYAGAESGRLQHKN; from the exons ATGGCGGACGTCGATACCAACATGCTTGTGGCCATGTGCCTGGCACGTGCCGGAGTGGACCGGATGTTCGGGGTGGTCGGAATACCGGTTACTTCCTTAGCCAATCGCGCGGTGGCGCGTGGCATCCGTTTCATCGCCTTTCACAACGAGCAGTCTGCCGGCTATGCTGCTTCCGCCTATGGTTACCTCACGGGTCGACCCGGGATTCTACTCACTGTATCGGGGCCCGGATGCGTGCACGGTCTCGCCGGCCTCTCTAACGCCGCCGTGAACACGTGGCCGTTGGTTATGATTTCCGGCTCCTGCGATCAGGGAGATTTTGGGCGCGGGGATTTCCAGGAATTGGACCAAATTGAAGCGGTGAAACCCTTCTCTAAGTTCTCGGCTAAGGCTACTGATATCTCCAAAGTCCCCAATTGCGTTTTTGGGGTTTTGGATTGGGCCGCCGCCGGCCGCCCCGGCGGGTGTTACTTGGATCTTCCCTCCGATGTGCTCCACCAGACCGTGAGTGAATCGGAGGCGGAGAGATTGATCGCCGAAGCGTGGAATTCTCGGGACAAGGCGCTGATTGAGAGGCCAATCGTTGAGGAATCGGAGATCGGAAAGGCGGTGGCTTTGCTTAGACAAGCGGAGAGGCCATTGATTGTGTTTGGAAAGGGCGCCGCCATGGCTAGGGCTGAGTCAGCTTTGAAAACCTTGGTGGAGAAAACGggaattccctttttgcccacCCCTATGGGGAAGGGTTTATTGCCGGATAATCATGACCTGGCCGCCACGGCGGCTAGGTCTCTGGCAATCGGAAAATGTGACGTGGCATTGGTGATTGGTGCCCGGCTTAATTGGCTGTTGCATTTTGGGGAACCTCCGAAATGGTCAAAGGATGTGAAGTTCATATTGGTTGATGTATCCAAGGATGAGATTGAGCTTAGGAAGCCATGGTTAGGGTTAGTGGGAGATGCTACTAAGGTAGTGGAGATGATCAACAAGGAGATAAAAGACGACCCGTTTTGTTTCGGGAAGAATCATCCTTGGATTGAGTCATTAGCTAAGAAAACTAAGGAAAATGTGTCAAAGATGGAGGCACAATTAGCCAAGGATGTTGTGCCGTTTAACTTCATGACTCCAATGAGGATTATTAGAGACGCAATTTTGGAATTGGGTAGTCCCGCGCCAATCTTGGTGTCTGAAGGGGCGAATACGATGGATATTGGAAGATCCGTGTTGGTACAGACCGAGCCAAGGACTCGGTTGGATGCCGGGACTTGGGGAACAATGGGGGTCGGTCTTGGATATTGCATTGCTGCTGCAGTGGCGTCGCCTGATAGGCTCGTTGTAGCTGTTGAAGGGGACTCTGGATTCGGGTTCAGTGCTATGGAAGTTGAG ACATTGGTTAGATATCAGCTGCCCGTAGTGGTTATAGTGTTTAACAATGGGGGCGTCTATGGTGGTGATAGAAGGAACCCCGAAGAAATAACTGGACCTTACAAAGATGATCCGGCACCCACTTCTTTTGTCCCCGGTGCTGCATATCATGTTTTGATTGAAGCTTTTGGGGGAAAAGGTTATCTTGTTGGGACCCCGGATGAACTGAAATCAGCACTTGCCGAGTCCTTTTCTGCTAGGAAACCTGCCGTTATCAATGTCACAATTGATCCCTATGCTGGTGCTGAAAGTGGGAGACTGCAACATAAAAACTGA
- the LOC116016218 gene encoding NAC transcription factor 32-like: MEEFLVPYPTSSAPTIFVGPSSDIAIVHDENTIVVHKSNNRLINNSFDDSNSDDGFNFPPGFRFCPSDDELIECYLWKMVQNQPLPPNKIHEVNLYKFSPRELSEMYETIGEKDWYFFTPRDRKYKNGQRPNRAAGSGFWKATGADKSIMNKRKVLVGYRKALVFYEGKPPRGVKTNWIMHEYRVEGAPSPRPRGDANDMRLDDWVLCRIYNKTGKSSEKKLGKKFSPPPAALPEAAQAVAVMSPSLPPPPPQIEPMLIRGDEFALAQFSFLSGQDEMDELPAFYYLTTMDNDMIANDQPFHTADLENLFITENDDSIPKPME; encoded by the exons ATGGAGGAGTTTCTCGTGCCCTATCCCACATCTTCTGCTCCCACAATTTTTGTTGGGCCGAGCTCTGACATTGCAATTGTTCATGACGAAAACACAATTGTTGTTCACAAAAGCAATAATAGACTCATCAATAATAGTTTCGATGATAGTAACAGTGACGACGGTTTCAATTTTCCTCCCGGGTTTCGGTTTTGCCCCTCAGATGATGAGCTCATCGAATGTTACCTGTGGAAGATGGTCCAGAATCAGCCGTTACCGCCCAACAAAATTCACGAGGTTAACCTCTACAAGTTTAGCCCGAGGGAGCTCTCAG AGATGTATGAGACTATTGGAGAAAAAGATTGGTATTTCTTTACGCCAAGAGACCGGAAGTATAAGAATGGCCAGAGGCCAAACCGGGCTGCTGGAAGTGGGTTTTGGAAGGCCACGGGTGCTGATAAATCTATAATGAACAAACGGAAGGTTTTGGTGGGCTATAGGAAAGCTTTGGTGTTTTATGAAGGGAAGCCTCCAAGGGGTGTGAAGACTAATTGGATCATGCACGAATACAGGGTCGAAGGGGCCCCATCCCCTCGGCCCCGAGGGGATGCCAATGACATGAGGCTGGATGATTGGGTTCTCTGCAGGATCTACAATAAAACTGGCAAGTCGTCGGAGAAGAAGTTGGGGAAGAAGTTTTCACCGCCGCCGGCTGCTCTGCCGGAGGCCGCTCAGGCGGTGGCGGTGATGTCACCGTCACtgccgccaccgccaccgcagATTGAACCTATGCTAATCCGCGGCGATGAATTTGCACTGGCACAATTCTCGTTCCTATCTGGGCAGGATGAAATGGATGAATTGCCGGCCTTCTATTACCTTACTACTATGGACAATGATATGATTGCCAATGATCAGCCCTTCCACACTGCAGATCTGGAGAACCTCTTCATTACTGAGAATGATGATTCAATTCCAAAACCCATGGAATAA